The proteins below come from a single Serratia fonticola genomic window:
- a CDS encoding MDR family MFS transporter codes for MTTNTSSSTAQVAHRPLILIACMLAMFMSAIEATIVATAMPTIIGDLGGFSLLGWVFSVYLLAQAITIPIYGRLADLYGRKPIFFFGATLFLLGSVLCGFSSNMYWLIAFRLLQGLGAGAIMPIATTVIGDIYSATERPKVMGYLSSVWGVSAILGPLLGAFIVQHTSWALVFWVNLPIGLLAMYFLGRYLPDLKQGRKHALDLAGTAWLTIFVAALLLSLLQAEMLGWWVIPLLALALVALNLLIRQERRAPEPLFPLALWQNRVIVAGNIGGVVIGAAMMGISAFLPTFIQGVKGGTPLEAGTTLALMSIGWPLASMLSGRLMLLTSYRTTALLGALLLAAGGFILLLLQPSGGLLWGRVAAFIIGVGMGLCNTTFLVSVQNAAHYSIRGIATACTVFTRMVGSAIGTAILGATLNINLHLRLPETVDPVQQLMEPEVRNTMRPEALADLIGHVAASMHWVFLVSALISLFALGAAMLIPARHRPQGEGEEIKQA; via the coding sequence ATGACCACTAACACTTCTTCGAGCACAGCCCAAGTAGCCCATCGGCCGTTGATCCTGATTGCCTGCATGCTGGCAATGTTCATGTCTGCCATTGAAGCGACCATTGTCGCCACCGCGATGCCGACGATTATTGGCGATCTGGGTGGTTTTTCGTTGCTGGGCTGGGTGTTTTCGGTCTATTTGCTGGCACAGGCCATTACCATCCCGATCTACGGGCGTTTGGCGGATTTATACGGCCGGAAACCGATCTTTTTCTTTGGCGCCACGCTGTTCCTGTTGGGGTCGGTCCTGTGCGGTTTCTCATCGAATATGTATTGGCTGATTGCCTTCCGCCTGCTGCAAGGGCTGGGCGCCGGGGCGATCATGCCGATCGCCACCACCGTGATCGGTGATATTTACAGCGCCACCGAGCGGCCAAAAGTGATGGGGTATCTTTCTAGCGTCTGGGGTGTTTCGGCCATTCTTGGCCCGCTACTAGGCGCGTTTATCGTGCAGCACACGTCTTGGGCTTTGGTATTCTGGGTCAACCTGCCCATTGGCCTGCTGGCGATGTATTTCCTGGGGCGCTACTTGCCAGACCTCAAACAGGGGCGCAAACATGCGCTGGATCTGGCGGGAACGGCTTGGCTGACGATCTTTGTCGCTGCATTGCTGCTTTCACTCTTGCAGGCGGAAATGCTGGGATGGTGGGTCATACCGTTGCTGGCGTTGGCGTTAGTGGCGCTTAACCTGCTAATTCGTCAGGAGCGCCGTGCTCCTGAACCGTTGTTCCCACTGGCCCTGTGGCAAAATCGCGTAATTGTGGCCGGCAATATTGGCGGCGTGGTGATCGGTGCTGCCATGATGGGCATCAGCGCCTTCCTGCCAACCTTTATCCAAGGCGTGAAGGGCGGAACTCCGCTGGAAGCCGGAACCACGTTAGCCTTGATGTCGATTGGCTGGCCGCTGGCCAGTATGCTGAGCGGACGTTTGATGTTGCTGACTTCTTATCGGACCACAGCACTGCTTGGCGCGCTGCTGTTGGCGGCCGGTGGCTTTATCCTGCTGCTGTTACAGCCTTCGGGTGGGTTACTGTGGGGGCGGGTTGCGGCGTTTATCATCGGGGTCGGTATGGGGTTGTGCAATACCACCTTCCTGGTCTCGGTACAGAATGCGGCACATTACAGTATTCGCGGTATCGCAACCGCCTGCACGGTATTCACCAGGATGGTCGGATCGGCGATCGGCACCGCCATTCTGGGGGCCACGTTGAATATCAACCTGCATTTGCGTCTGCCAGAAACGGTTGATCCGGTGCAGCAGTTGATGGAGCCAGAGGTTCGCAACACCATGCGGCCAGAGGCGCTGGCGGATCTCATTGGGCATGTCGCCGCCTCAATGCATTGGGTATTCCTGGTCTCGGCGTTGATATCGCTGTTTGCCTTGGGTGCGGCTATGCTGATCCCGGCGCGTCATCGACCACAGGGCGAAGGTGAAGAGATTAAACAGGCTTAA
- a CDS encoding YnfA family protein has protein sequence MLKTTLLFFATALAEIIGCFLPYLWLKKNASAWLLLPAALSLMLFVWLLTLHPSASGRVYAAYGGVYVATALLWLRVVDGVKLSTMDWLGAGVALLGMLIIVSGWRTT, from the coding sequence ATGTTAAAAACCACTTTATTGTTTTTTGCCACCGCGCTGGCCGAAATCATTGGCTGTTTCTTGCCTTATCTGTGGCTAAAGAAAAACGCCAGCGCCTGGCTGTTGCTGCCTGCGGCCCTCAGCCTGATGCTGTTTGTCTGGTTGTTGACGCTGCATCCGTCGGCCAGTGGGCGAGTCTATGCTGCCTATGGCGGCGTCTATGTGGCAACGGCGCTGCTTTGGCTACGGGTGGTAGATGGTGTGAAGTTGTCGACTATGGATTGGTTGGGGGCCGGGGTGGCACTGCTGGGGATGCTGATTATCGTTTCCGGCTGGCGCACTACGTAG
- a CDS encoding DUF1283 family protein, with protein MKLLSLPRLMLPVAMLLLAGAWQAPAFAASCTQGSTCVTVDGSGGAAMSNEQARQSKEQWNETKSLRSKVNTRVEKEFDKVDRAIDDEDRCDNSYNVNAYWESSTRKCLDRTTGRPVTQ; from the coding sequence ATGAAATTACTTTCCCTTCCGCGCCTGATGTTACCGGTTGCCATGTTATTGCTGGCCGGTGCCTGGCAAGCTCCTGCCTTCGCTGCCTCTTGCACCCAGGGCAGCACCTGCGTCACGGTTGACGGCAGCGGCGGCGCAGCCATGAGCAACGAACAGGCTCGCCAAAGCAAAGAGCAGTGGAACGAAACCAAATCGCTGCGCAGTAAGGTCAATACCCGTGTCGAGAAGGAGTTTGACAAGGTTGACCGTGCTATTGATGACGAAGATCGTTGTGATAACAGCTACAACGTCAATGCCTATTGGGAATCGTCAACCCGTAAGTGTCTGGATCGCACCACTGGCCGTCCAGTCACGCAGTAA
- a CDS encoding DUF1161 domain-containing protein — MKKALVVGVLLLATAPLAAFASCESIKADIAQKIVNNGVPESGFKLEIVPNDQANLAGGQVVGHCGQDTQKIVYTRLINGDDSGDAAQTGTSQDTQAPQ, encoded by the coding sequence ATGAAAAAAGCGCTTGTAGTAGGTGTACTGCTGTTAGCCACCGCGCCGCTGGCCGCTTTTGCCTCATGTGAGAGCATAAAGGCGGATATTGCCCAGAAAATTGTCAATAACGGCGTACCGGAATCCGGCTTCAAGCTGGAGATCGTGCCTAACGATCAGGCGAACCTTGCCGGTGGACAGGTGGTCGGCCATTGTGGTCAAGACACGCAGAAAATCGTGTATACCCGCCTGATTAACGGCGACGACAGCGGCGACGCGGCGCAAACTGGCACCAGCCAGGATACCCAAGCCCCGCAGTAA